The Clostridium sp. AWRP genome has a window encoding:
- a CDS encoding helix-turn-helix domain-containing protein, whose product MAVKINSLLEFLSEFKPTSTCKCYHEVRTFRLLNNNLSNLHSDCIYIGKTSQLASIQPTVPTTFLLIKDSDTFAYDSLVPKCDYIYVKPSTDLNMLFNSVQDYFDNAMYVSECALKIMQLNKNTSTLQEVLDLGLELLGNPLLLVDVSLCFIAHAGGNTVINEPLWEWTLSKGYVTEEYVNSVIMDGLADERTYPQKPLLIWEKGILNHDQLVFRILYNNTPVGYLKTLAYNKPISETDQQIITLIGNCLCQFLTNNHAEQASCSPLIESFLISLLNEKLYDHNAINERIHQFNLKLYDNLILIVIQLKNDLLQDKDKAFLFKRKLQNFLGRDNIVYYDNHLVALYDYKSKEPFTEFEWTNFENLLNSFNCRAGISLLFNNLYSLPECYRSACEALHTGWKLHFSKPIIKYSDIILQHVFLTYANQKDLSPLIHPAIKTLQELESDKYHMLLETIKAYITNRLEIVPTAKSLFTHYNTIKYRLNRIVELTGLDFTDYQTIFQLQLSFLIMDMLEQLKKTYE is encoded by the coding sequence ATGGCAGTAAAAATTAACAGCTTATTAGAATTTCTTTCAGAATTTAAACCAACTTCTACATGTAAATGTTATCATGAGGTGCGTACTTTTCGTTTGTTAAATAACAATTTAAGTAACCTACATTCAGACTGTATCTACATAGGTAAAACTTCTCAACTAGCATCTATTCAACCAACTGTACCAACAACATTTTTGCTGATAAAGGATAGTGACACTTTTGCGTATGATTCTTTAGTCCCTAAATGTGACTATATCTACGTTAAACCTAGTACAGATCTAAATATGCTATTTAACTCAGTACAGGATTATTTTGATAATGCTATGTATGTATCTGAATGTGCCCTCAAAATTATGCAATTAAATAAGAATACTTCTACTTTGCAGGAAGTACTTGATTTAGGCCTGGAGCTATTAGGAAATCCTCTCTTGCTAGTAGATGTTTCACTTTGTTTTATCGCTCATGCTGGTGGTAATACCGTTATTAATGAACCTCTATGGGAATGGACATTATCTAAAGGATATGTAACTGAAGAATATGTTAACTCTGTAATAATGGATGGATTAGCTGATGAAAGAACTTATCCTCAAAAACCTCTTTTAATATGGGAAAAAGGCATTTTAAATCATGACCAATTAGTTTTTCGTATTTTATACAATAATACTCCTGTAGGATATCTTAAAACATTAGCATATAATAAGCCAATATCTGAAACTGATCAACAAATTATTACACTCATAGGAAATTGTCTTTGCCAGTTTTTAACTAATAATCATGCAGAACAGGCTTCTTGTTCTCCCCTAATAGAATCATTTTTAATATCTCTATTAAATGAAAAATTATATGATCATAATGCAATTAATGAGCGCATACACCAATTTAATCTAAAATTATATGATAATTTGATATTGATAGTTATTCAACTAAAAAATGACCTTTTGCAAGACAAAGATAAAGCCTTTCTATTTAAACGAAAGCTTCAAAACTTCTTGGGGCGGGATAACATTGTATATTACGATAATCACCTTGTAGCTCTTTATGATTATAAATCAAAAGAACCATTCACAGAATTTGAATGGACTAATTTTGAAAACTTATTAAATTCTTTTAATTGTCGTGCTGGTATTAGCTTACTATTTAACAATCTTTATTCATTGCCTGAATGTTACCGTTCTGCTTGTGAAGCTCTGCATACCGGTTGGAAATTACATTTTTCCAAACCCATTATTAAATATTCAGATATTATTCTTCAGCATGTTTTCTTAACTTACGCCAATCAGAAGGATTTGTCACCTTTGATCCATCCAGCTATAAAGACTTTGCAAGAACTAGAATCAGATAAATACCACATGTTACTAGAAACCATAAAAGCATATATTACCAATAGATTAGAAATTGTACCAACCGCTAAATCATTATTTACTCACTATAATACAATAAAATATAGACTTAATCGAATTGTGGAACTAACAGGACTAGACTTTACAGACTATCAGACTATATTTCAATTACAATTATCATTTCTTATTATGGACATGCTTGAACAGCTAAAAAAAACTTATGAATAA
- a CDS encoding flavodoxin family protein encodes MILGISASGRKDGITSKTVKAILEASNSEYEYISLSGKKINGCIGCTLCAADNQCKVKDDWNEIAEKMLIADAIVFGAPNYGGTINALGHACLERTFCFRHREAFSLSGKIGIAVSASYSEQGASLVNMIIKKSMMVNKMSVVGAVSAHGYSQCYTCGFGHKCNAGNVVKKYGPLDKIEKKHLPPSFEEQEDTILKANSMGKLLESLGV; translated from the coding sequence ATGATTTTAGGAATTAGTGCAAGCGGCAGAAAAGATGGAATTACCAGCAAGACAGTGAAAGCTATATTGGAAGCAAGTAATTCAGAGTATGAATACATTTCATTGTCAGGTAAGAAAATTAATGGTTGTATTGGATGCACACTCTGTGCCGCTGATAATCAGTGCAAAGTTAAAGATGATTGGAATGAAATAGCAGAAAAAATGTTAATAGCAGATGCAATTGTTTTTGGAGCACCTAATTATGGAGGGACTATAAATGCTCTTGGCCATGCATGCTTGGAAAGAACTTTTTGCTTTCGACACAGAGAAGCTTTTAGTTTATCTGGTAAGATTGGTATAGCAGTTAGTGCTAGTTATAGTGAGCAAGGGGCAAGTTTAGTCAATATGATTATAAAAAAATCTATGATGGTTAATAAGATGTCAGTAGTTGGTGCTGTATCCGCTCATGGATATTCCCAATGTTACACATGTGGATTTGGTCACAAATGTAATGCAGGGAATGTGGTTAAGAAATATGGTCCTTTGGATAAAATTGAAAAGAAACATCTTCCACCTAGTTTTGAAGAGCAGGAAGATACAATCCTTAAAGCTAATAGTATGGGGAAATTATTGGAGTCTTTAGGAGTCTAA